From one Natrinema saccharevitans genomic stretch:
- a CDS encoding acyl-CoA dehydrogenase family protein, translating into MELTDSQQLIRDTVREFVETEVVETVDEHDAAQTFPEDVWDGLAELDLTGLTVPEEYGGFDADEVTYSIVNEEVARGHLAVATALSVHCLATSCIRQFGTEEHKEEWLPKMVDGRPVGAFALSEPDAGSNPAEMSTEARLEDGEYVINGKKQWITNGKRAGVVILFAKTDRDDPDTVTQFLVPKDTPGLEIGKKEDKLGLRASDTTTLLFDDVRIPEENRLTEVGDGLKAAFSILTGGRIAIASQAVGVAQAALDAAVSYANEREQFGEPISNHQAIAHKLADMQTNVQAARLLTRDAARKNDGGLDPQAASMAKYFASETAVDVANEAVQVHGGYGYTKDFDVERYYRDAKITTIYEGTSEIQKEVISRHLTE; encoded by the coding sequence ATGGAGCTAACAGACAGTCAGCAGCTGATACGGGACACCGTCCGTGAGTTCGTCGAGACGGAAGTCGTCGAGACGGTCGACGAGCACGACGCGGCCCAGACGTTTCCGGAAGACGTCTGGGACGGGCTCGCGGAACTCGACCTGACCGGGCTCACGGTCCCCGAGGAGTACGGCGGGTTCGACGCCGACGAAGTGACCTACAGCATCGTCAACGAAGAAGTGGCGCGGGGACATCTGGCGGTTGCGACGGCGCTGTCGGTCCACTGTCTGGCCACCTCGTGTATTCGCCAGTTCGGCACCGAAGAACACAAAGAAGAGTGGCTGCCGAAGATGGTCGACGGTCGCCCCGTCGGCGCGTTCGCGCTCTCGGAACCCGACGCCGGCTCGAACCCGGCCGAGATGAGCACCGAAGCCCGCCTCGAGGACGGCGAATACGTCATCAACGGGAAGAAACAGTGGATCACGAACGGCAAACGTGCGGGCGTCGTCATCCTGTTTGCGAAGACCGACCGCGACGATCCCGACACCGTGACCCAGTTCTTGGTGCCCAAGGACACGCCGGGACTCGAGATCGGCAAGAAAGAGGACAAGCTCGGGCTGCGTGCCAGCGACACCACGACGCTGCTCTTCGACGACGTGCGGATCCCCGAAGAGAACCGCCTGACTGAGGTCGGCGACGGGCTCAAGGCCGCGTTCTCGATCCTGACCGGCGGCCGAATCGCGATCGCCAGCCAGGCCGTCGGCGTCGCCCAGGCGGCTCTCGACGCCGCCGTAAGCTACGCCAACGAACGCGAACAGTTCGGCGAACCGATCAGCAACCATCAGGCGATCGCCCACAAGCTCGCGGACATGCAGACGAACGTTCAGGCCGCACGCCTGCTGACACGTGACGCCGCCCGGAAAAACGACGGTGGCCTCGATCCGCAGGCAGCGAGCATGGCGAAGTACTTCGCCAGCGAGACGGCGGTCGACGTCGCCAACGAGGCGGTGCAGGTCCACGGCGGCTACGGCTACACCAAGGACTTCGACGTCGAGCGCTACTACCGCGACGCCAAGATCACCACGATCTACGAGGGGACCTCCGAAATACAGAAGGAGGTTATCTCGCGGCACTTAACCGAGTGA
- a CDS encoding enoyl-CoA hydratase/isomerase family protein has protein sequence MVAYDNLSIDHDDGVAAVTLESTAGRNALTLEMANELVSAAATLGEDPDTRCIVLTHAGDFFGSGADLGALSGDESDAAHIRELAGRAHEAIVQFHRTKTPVVGGVNGIAAGIGFSLTLFPDLLVLGEDATLKFAYPGIGLTGDGGATFFLPRLVGLRAAKELVLKDDPISPAEARELGLANEVVPGDEFDDRLAELAAELAAGPTAAFGTTTRLLTDSYERSLEQQLAAETDGIADATRTEDYERGLDAFFDDGEPEFVGR, from the coding sequence ATGGTTGCATACGACAACCTCTCGATCGATCACGACGACGGCGTCGCAGCGGTGACGCTCGAGAGTACCGCCGGGCGAAACGCGCTCACACTCGAGATGGCCAACGAACTGGTGTCGGCGGCGGCGACCCTCGGTGAGGACCCCGACACGCGGTGTATCGTCCTCACGCACGCGGGCGATTTCTTCGGCTCCGGCGCGGACCTCGGCGCGCTCTCCGGTGACGAGTCCGACGCGGCCCACATCCGGGAGCTGGCCGGACGGGCTCACGAAGCGATCGTCCAGTTCCACCGGACGAAGACGCCGGTCGTCGGCGGCGTCAACGGCATCGCCGCCGGGATCGGCTTTAGCCTGACGCTGTTTCCGGACCTGCTCGTCCTCGGCGAGGACGCGACGCTCAAATTCGCGTATCCCGGAATCGGCCTGACCGGCGACGGCGGCGCGACCTTTTTCCTGCCGCGGCTAGTCGGGCTGCGAGCCGCCAAGGAACTCGTCCTGAAAGACGATCCCATCAGCCCTGCGGAGGCCCGCGAGCTGGGACTGGCAAACGAGGTCGTCCCCGGCGACGAGTTCGACGACCGGCTGGCCGAACTCGCCGCCGAGCTGGCGGCAGGGCCGACCGCGGCGTTCGGGACGACGACCCGACTGCTGACCGACAGCTACGAGCGCTCGCTCGAGCAACAGCTCGCGGCGGAGACTGACGGCATCGCAGACGCGACCCGAACGGAGGACTACGAGCGCGGTCTGGATGCCTTCTTCGACGACGGCGAGCCCGAGTTCGTCGGCCGCTAG
- a CDS encoding IclR family transcriptional regulator translates to MTGSSNRSVERAFRIVDELAENGGGRVSELADRLEMPVSTVHNYLQALVETGYVTVENKEYSTTTRFLEVGHRQRHRLEVFQAVSDELQDIATETGEHVTLLVEENDQCVIVAVQEGPDAVNLFAYPGARMPLHAAAPGKAILAHMPEDRVRGIIDRQGLVEMTNRTITDPDVLFDQLAEIREQGYAVDEGERIAGMVCISAPVLDKSDEIRGAICVCGPQSRIDEGRREEIADVVKRSANVTQVNLDYV, encoded by the coding sequence ATGACGGGCTCATCAAACCGATCGGTCGAACGGGCGTTCAGGATCGTCGACGAACTCGCGGAAAACGGCGGCGGGCGGGTCTCGGAACTCGCGGATCGCCTCGAGATGCCGGTCAGCACCGTCCACAACTATCTACAGGCGCTCGTCGAGACGGGCTACGTTACGGTCGAGAACAAGGAGTATTCGACGACGACCCGGTTTCTCGAAGTCGGTCACCGACAGCGCCATCGCTTAGAAGTGTTTCAGGCCGTCAGCGACGAACTCCAGGACATCGCAACCGAGACCGGCGAACACGTGACGCTGCTGGTCGAGGAAAACGACCAGTGCGTGATCGTCGCGGTCCAGGAGGGTCCCGACGCCGTGAATCTGTTCGCGTATCCCGGTGCGCGCATGCCGTTGCACGCGGCGGCTCCCGGGAAAGCGATTCTGGCACACATGCCCGAGGACCGCGTCCGGGGGATCATCGACCGGCAGGGCCTCGTGGAGATGACGAACCGGACCATCACCGACCCCGACGTCCTCTTCGACCAGCTCGCGGAGATCCGCGAGCAGGGGTACGCCGTCGACGAGGGCGAACGCATCGCCGGCATGGTCTGTATCTCCGCGCCGGTGCTGGACAAAAGCGACGAGATCCGTGGAGCGATCTGTGTCTGTGGCCCACAGAGTCGGATCGACGAGGGACGCCGCGAGGAAATCGCCGACGTCGTCAAGCGATCGGCGAACGTGACGCAGGTCAATCTAGATTACGTCTAA
- a CDS encoding acyl-CoA synthetase, translated as MGVNYTTEADSFEWDIPDSYAITSVVTDHADSVGDRVAARFLDDEGAREERTYADIRDDMNRFANGLESLGVTEGDRVMHLFPRHPDAFAIQLGALATGSLLVPCSSMLRSKDIAFRADDCTATSVVVHESLTDMVEPVLEETPLERVVVLDGSEDDLQGEGWTTVADVMAEESTDYDGPELAAEDPMTINYTSGTTGQPKPVLHKHRWQYCFNRINAPYWWGIDADTDLEDELLWATTGTGWAKWFWSPVGVGLTTGATQLIYDGEFEPDTFLEIMEDEGVTKLCAVPTQYRMFANADLAAYDVRLNDALSAGEPLNREPIERIRDVWGVTPRDGYGQTETVALVTNYSGIDVKPGSMGKPTPGVGATIIDVDDEEAVEPGEIGEIAVPVDSPAIFDGYYEKPDLDERQLSGDYYRTGDLASRDEDGYFFFEGRADDIIISSGYRIGPFEVEDALVTHDAVAEAAVVDSPHEERGSVVKAYVILAEGYEGSDELKDDLQSFMKDETAPYKYPRRIEFTDELPKTSSGKIRRVELRKEEQHKHGL; from the coding sequence ATGGGTGTTAATTACACTACAGAAGCAGACAGCTTCGAGTGGGACATTCCGGACTCGTATGCGATCACGTCGGTCGTCACGGATCACGCCGACTCGGTCGGCGATCGCGTTGCCGCCCGGTTCTTGGACGACGAGGGGGCCCGCGAGGAACGGACCTACGCCGACATCCGGGACGACATGAACCGCTTTGCCAACGGCCTCGAGTCCCTCGGCGTCACCGAGGGCGATCGGGTCATGCACCTGTTCCCGCGCCATCCCGACGCGTTCGCGATTCAACTCGGGGCGCTGGCGACCGGCTCGCTGCTGGTCCCCTGTTCGTCGATGCTGCGCTCGAAAGACATCGCGTTCCGGGCCGACGACTGTACCGCGACGAGCGTCGTCGTCCACGAATCGCTGACCGACATGGTCGAACCGGTACTCGAGGAGACCCCACTCGAGCGGGTCGTCGTCCTCGACGGCTCCGAAGACGACCTGCAGGGCGAGGGCTGGACGACGGTCGCGGACGTCATGGCCGAGGAGTCGACCGACTACGACGGCCCCGAACTGGCAGCCGAGGACCCGATGACGATCAACTACACCAGCGGAACGACCGGCCAGCCCAAACCGGTGTTGCACAAACACCGCTGGCAGTACTGTTTCAACCGGATCAACGCGCCCTACTGGTGGGGCATCGACGCGGACACCGACCTCGAGGACGAACTGCTCTGGGCCACCACGGGGACCGGCTGGGCGAAGTGGTTCTGGAGCCCGGTCGGCGTCGGCCTGACGACGGGCGCGACCCAACTCATCTACGACGGCGAGTTCGAACCCGACACCTTCCTCGAGATCATGGAGGACGAGGGCGTCACCAAGCTCTGTGCCGTCCCGACCCAGTACCGGATGTTCGCCAACGCCGACCTCGCAGCGTACGACGTCCGACTCAACGACGCGCTGTCGGCAGGCGAACCCCTCAACCGCGAGCCGATCGAGCGCATTCGGGACGTCTGGGGCGTGACCCCGCGTGACGGCTACGGCCAGACCGAGACCGTCGCCTTGGTGACGAACTACTCCGGGATCGACGTCAAGCCCGGCAGCATGGGCAAGCCGACGCCCGGTGTCGGCGCGACGATCATCGACGTCGACGACGAGGAAGCGGTCGAACCCGGCGAGATCGGTGAGATCGCCGTGCCGGTCGACTCGCCGGCGATCTTCGACGGCTACTACGAGAAACCAGACCTCGACGAGCGGCAACTCTCCGGCGACTACTACCGCACGGGCGATCTCGCCTCCCGAGACGAGGACGGCTACTTCTTCTTCGAAGGCCGGGCCGACGACATCATTATTTCGTCGGGCTACCGCATCGGCCCCTTCGAGGTCGAGGACGCCCTCGTCACCCACGACGCCGTCGCCGAGGCCGCCGTCGTCGACAGTCCACACGAAGAACGCGGCAGCGTCGTCAAGGCCTACGTGATCCTCGCCGAGGGCTACGAGGGCAGCGACGAACTGAAAGACGACTTACAGTCGTTCATGAAAGACGAGACGGCCCCCTACAAGTACCCCCGCCGGATCGAGTTCACCGACGAACTCCCCAAGACCTCGAGCGGGAAGATCCGCCGCGTCGAACTCCGCAAAGAAGAACAGCACAAACACGGCCTGTAG
- a CDS encoding acyl CoA:acetate/3-ketoacid CoA transferase — translation MTIRQSREAAVERIDDGDTVGVGGFVAVGIPEYVLEALGERYAETSHPRDLTLYHPAAEGDRQGRGLSHLVQEGMLERTIASHWGFTPDLMEKVVNDEIEAYNLPFGVMDHLLRDTAAGKPGTLSHVGLGTFVDPRQDGAKANDVTDEDIVEVMTVDGEEYLFYQSVPIDVAIIRGTTADENGNITMEREALDSNVLAMAQAAHNSGGTVIAQVERVTESGTLTARDVAVPGVLVDSVVEAPPSHHQQTYAEDYNPAYSGEIKQPTDDDSEPLALDERTIIARRAAMELEPDSVINLGVGVPELVPVVAAEGDIADEITQTVESGPVGGAASGGISFGTAANHEALVSSTQQFDFYDGGGLDMGFLGMAQVDAMGNINVSRFGSQLPGCGGFINITQNAEKVVFCGTLTTDGLEIEAGDGDLSIESDGSSSKFVDSVEQITFSGEYAVEIDQPIVYVTERAVFELSPEGLELTEVAPGIDLEADVIDQLGFEPLVADDLAEMNPALFADEPLDLTDAIYSSR, via the coding sequence ATGACGATTCGACAGTCCAGAGAGGCAGCAGTCGAACGTATCGACGACGGCGATACGGTCGGCGTCGGCGGCTTCGTCGCCGTCGGGATTCCCGAATACGTTCTCGAGGCACTCGGCGAGCGGTACGCCGAAACGAGCCATCCGCGCGATCTCACCCTCTATCATCCCGCCGCGGAAGGCGACCGGCAGGGGCGTGGGCTCTCGCATCTGGTCCAAGAGGGGATGCTCGAGCGCACGATCGCGAGCCACTGGGGCTTTACGCCCGACCTGATGGAGAAGGTCGTCAACGACGAGATCGAGGCCTACAACCTCCCCTTCGGCGTGATGGATCACCTGCTTCGCGATACCGCCGCGGGCAAACCCGGCACGCTCAGCCACGTCGGGCTGGGAACGTTCGTCGATCCGCGTCAGGACGGCGCGAAGGCCAACGACGTCACCGACGAGGACATCGTCGAGGTCATGACCGTCGACGGCGAGGAGTATCTCTTCTATCAGTCGGTGCCGATCGACGTGGCGATCATCCGGGGGACGACGGCCGACGAGAACGGAAACATCACCATGGAGCGGGAAGCCCTCGACTCGAACGTGCTGGCGATGGCCCAGGCCGCCCACAACTCCGGCGGCACCGTGATCGCCCAGGTCGAGCGCGTCACGGAGTCGGGCACGCTCACCGCCCGCGACGTGGCCGTCCCCGGCGTGCTGGTCGATTCCGTCGTCGAAGCGCCGCCGAGTCACCACCAGCAGACGTACGCGGAAGACTACAACCCCGCCTACAGCGGCGAGATCAAGCAGCCGACCGACGACGACAGCGAGCCGCTTGCACTCGACGAGCGGACGATCATCGCCCGCCGGGCGGCGATGGAACTCGAGCCGGATTCGGTCATCAACCTCGGCGTGGGCGTGCCGGAACTCGTCCCGGTGGTCGCAGCCGAAGGCGACATCGCAGACGAGATCACCCAGACCGTCGAGTCGGGACCGGTCGGCGGCGCTGCCTCCGGCGGCATCAGCTTCGGGACCGCCGCCAATCACGAGGCGCTGGTCTCCTCGACCCAGCAGTTCGACTTCTACGACGGCGGTGGCCTCGACATGGGCTTTCTGGGGATGGCACAGGTCGACGCGATGGGCAATATCAACGTCAGCCGGTTCGGCTCGCAGCTACCCGGCTGTGGCGGCTTCATCAACATCACGCAAAACGCCGAGAAGGTCGTCTTCTGTGGCACGCTGACGACCGACGGCCTCGAAATCGAGGCCGGCGACGGTGACCTCTCGATCGAGAGCGACGGCTCGAGTTCGAAGTTCGTCGACTCGGTCGAGCAGATCACGTTCAGCGGCGAGTACGCCGTCGAAATCGACCAGCCGATCGTCTACGTGACCGAGCGCGCGGTCTTCGAACTCTCCCCCGAGGGCCTCGAGCTCACGGAGGTCGCGCCCGGGATCGACCTCGAAGCCGACGTGATCGATCAGTTGGGCTTCGAGCCGCTCGTGGCCGACGATCTCGCGGAGATGAACCCCGCACTGTTTGCCGACGAGCCGCTCGACCTGACCGACGCGATCTATAGTAGCCGCTGA
- a CDS encoding Zn-ribbon domain-containing OB-fold protein — protein MTDVTNGEYDAFLEALAAGEGYYRTCENDHGLLPPRRACPHCGDRNLTERDLPSAGDIVTHTTVSVPTPQFEDDAPYVTAVVDFDGVRLTGIVRGIDPEAVEIGDRVTATVESTETDGERTIVFRPAE, from the coding sequence ATGACTGACGTGACCAACGGCGAGTACGACGCGTTCCTCGAGGCGCTTGCAGCGGGCGAGGGGTACTACCGCACCTGCGAGAACGACCACGGCCTGCTGCCGCCACGGCGTGCCTGCCCGCACTGTGGCGATCGCAATCTCACGGAGCGGGACCTCCCGTCGGCCGGCGACATCGTCACGCACACGACCGTGTCCGTTCCGACGCCGCAGTTCGAAGACGATGCCCCCTACGTCACCGCCGTCGTCGACTTCGACGGCGTCCGACTCACGGGGATCGTGCGGGGCATCGATCCGGAAGCCGTCGAAATCGGCGACCGCGTCACCGCGACGGTCGAATCCACCGAGACTGACGGCGAGCGGACGATCGTCTTCCGCCCGGCAGAATAA
- a CDS encoding hybrid sensor histidine kinase/response regulator — MAAKLLEKEHEQFAVVTEPSASEGLERLSQAEFDCVVSEYQMPDMDGLAFLQAVREEYPDLPFILFTGSEEIAGEAISAGVTDYLQKKSDADQFSVLANRIENAVDRTRTDHRLEESQRRFRTLLSNVPGMAYRCRNERGWPMLFVSDDCVELTGYERSVLVDGDCSYGRDVMHPDDRDRVWNTVQDALEAREPFRVEYRIRTADGAKKWVREQGQGVFEDGETVAVEGVVTDITERTDVQERLEYQSSLLEAQMETTIDGLLVVDEDRTVTAYNDRFVEMWEVPDELVETESDEALLDWVIEHKLAEQEPFMELVEELYERPEETSRDEVRLTDGRVFDRYSAPVIGDEGTHYGRLWMFRDITERKKRERELEKQEFLFSRIQAIADVGIWEYDPRTDDLTWSDGVRRIHGVADDYEPALADGIDFYHPDDRDEISAAVTRTIEDGAQYDLELRIVRPDGTVRNVRTQGEVSTAENGETELVRGVFQDITDRKRREAELEEEREKYATLVEQSHDGIAIFQNRKCVFVNSRLSDITGYETDELQGMALTEIIAPKDHQLVRERYERRLDPTVDPPPSRYTLAFETKDGRKRVAEASFAAIQYENAPADLVSIRDVTERQQYEDELERLNEELEVLNRVVRHDIRNDMAVMLGWGELLEDHVTDAGEEHLENILTSGEHIVELTEIARDYVETLTNDGEVDVKPTRLQQVLTNEIALRRDAHPDAELSIDGQIPDVTVRANEMLSSVFRNLLNNAVQHNDKDTPIVEIAVDEREDDVYVAVADNGPGVPETQRERIFGKGEMSLESSGTGIGLYLVQTLVDQYGGAVRVEDNEPEGAVFGVTLPKAD; from the coding sequence ATGGCTGCCAAACTTCTCGAGAAGGAGCATGAGCAGTTCGCTGTTGTGACGGAACCCAGTGCCAGCGAGGGACTCGAGCGACTTTCCCAAGCGGAGTTCGACTGCGTCGTCAGCGAGTACCAGATGCCCGATATGGACGGGCTGGCATTTCTGCAGGCTGTACGCGAAGAGTATCCGGATCTGCCGTTCATTCTGTTTACCGGAAGTGAGGAAATCGCGGGTGAGGCTATCTCGGCCGGTGTCACCGATTATCTTCAAAAGAAGTCCGACGCTGACCAGTTTTCCGTCCTGGCCAATCGCATCGAAAACGCGGTCGACCGGACCAGAACGGACCACCGCCTCGAGGAAAGTCAGCGACGCTTCCGGACGTTGCTCAGCAACGTTCCGGGAATGGCCTACCGTTGTCGAAACGAACGTGGCTGGCCGATGCTCTTCGTCAGCGATGACTGTGTCGAACTCACGGGATATGAGCGATCGGTTCTCGTCGACGGCGACTGCAGTTACGGTCGAGACGTGATGCATCCAGACGACCGCGACCGAGTCTGGAACACCGTCCAAGACGCTCTGGAGGCCCGGGAGCCGTTCCGCGTCGAATATCGCATCCGGACCGCCGATGGCGCGAAGAAGTGGGTCCGTGAGCAGGGCCAGGGCGTGTTCGAAGACGGCGAAACCGTCGCTGTTGAGGGGGTCGTCACGGATATAACGGAGCGAACGGACGTTCAAGAACGACTCGAGTATCAGTCGTCGCTGCTGGAAGCCCAGATGGAGACCACGATCGACGGGCTCCTCGTCGTCGACGAGGACCGTACTGTTACGGCCTACAACGACCGGTTCGTCGAGATGTGGGAGGTTCCCGACGAGTTGGTCGAGACGGAATCGGACGAAGCGCTGTTGGACTGGGTCATCGAGCACAAGCTTGCGGAGCAGGAACCGTTCATGGAGTTAGTCGAGGAGCTCTACGAACGCCCCGAGGAAACGAGTCGCGACGAGGTCCGGCTCACGGACGGCCGGGTCTTCGACCGCTATTCGGCTCCGGTTATCGGCGACGAGGGAACCCACTACGGCCGGTTGTGGATGTTCCGAGATATCACTGAGCGCAAAAAGCGCGAGCGGGAACTCGAAAAACAGGAGTTCCTGTTCAGTCGGATCCAAGCAATTGCCGACGTCGGCATCTGGGAGTACGACCCACGAACGGACGATCTCACGTGGTCCGACGGTGTCCGCCGCATTCACGGGGTTGCTGATGACTACGAGCCGGCCTTAGCGGACGGAATCGACTTTTATCACCCCGACGACCGCGACGAGATTTCCGCTGCAGTCACCCGTACGATCGAGGACGGAGCGCAGTACGACCTCGAATTGCGTATCGTCCGCCCCGACGGCACAGTCCGGAACGTCCGTACACAGGGGGAAGTTAGCACGGCCGAGAACGGGGAGACGGAACTCGTTCGTGGCGTCTTTCAGGACATCACTGACCGAAAGCGACGCGAAGCGGAACTCGAAGAGGAGCGGGAAAAATACGCGACGCTGGTCGAACAGAGCCACGACGGCATCGCGATATTCCAGAACAGGAAGTGCGTCTTCGTCAACTCTCGACTGTCGGATATTACCGGCTACGAAACGGACGAACTCCAGGGGATGGCGCTCACCGAGATAATCGCGCCGAAGGACCACCAACTCGTCCGGGAGCGGTACGAACGACGACTCGATCCCACTGTCGACCCGCCGCCGTCGCGATATACCCTGGCCTTTGAGACCAAGGATGGACGCAAGCGAGTCGCTGAAGCAAGTTTCGCCGCCATCCAGTACGAGAATGCGCCGGCCGATCTCGTGTCAATTCGAGACGTAACCGAACGACAGCAGTACGAAGACGAGTTGGAACGTCTCAATGAGGAACTCGAGGTGCTGAATCGGGTCGTTCGCCACGACATCCGCAACGACATGGCGGTCATGCTCGGGTGGGGCGAACTGCTCGAAGATCACGTCACCGACGCGGGCGAAGAACACCTCGAGAACATTCTCACGAGCGGTGAACATATCGTCGAGCTCACGGAGATCGCCCGCGACTACGTCGAGACGCTGACGAACGACGGGGAGGTAGACGTCAAGCCGACGCGATTACAGCAGGTACTAACGAACGAAATCGCCCTTCGTCGAGATGCACACCCGGACGCGGAGCTCAGCATCGACGGACAGATTCCGGATGTCACCGTTCGCGCGAACGAGATGCTTTCCTCGGTGTTTCGGAACCTCTTGAACAACGCCGTCCAGCACAACGACAAGGACACGCCGATAGTCGAGATTGCCGTCGACGAACGGGAAGACGACGTGTACGTGGCGGTCGCCGATAACGGACCGGGGGTTCCTGAGACCCAGCGCGAGCGGATATTCGGGAAAGGCGAGATGAGTCTCGAAAGCAGTGGCACGGGTATCGGACTCTATCTGGTGCAGACGCTTGTCGACCAGTACGGCGGTGCTGTCCGGGTCGAGGACAACGAACCGGAGGGTGCAGTGTTCGGCGTCACGCTTCCGAAAGCGGACTGA
- a CDS encoding thiolase C-terminal domain-containing protein, with product MSQVQLAGTGMTTFGSHPDRTGRDMFADAGLAALEDAGVPAADVDELFYGNFVGTLSEGQGHQGPLMAEAFGTTAPSRRIESACASSGLAVHDAVRAIRSGESDVVVAGGMERMTNMGTAGATKGLASAADDLYEVRAGVTFPGAYALMARAYFDECGGTHEDLAHIAVKNHDNALVNDHAHLQEEITVADALDAPEIASPFTLYDACPISDGAAAIVLASPEYAAEHDLEADVAITGAGHGGDTMALHDRQSLSKTPATRDAAVDAYDDAGIEPSDISVAEVHDCFTIAEVLALEALGLYSHGEAIGAARRGETRRDGELPVNLSGGLKAKGHPVGATGAAQVAAVATLLDGTHPRADAVDDAAVGVAQNAGGTVASATVHVLEVTE from the coding sequence ATGTCACAGGTACAACTCGCCGGCACAGGCATGACGACGTTTGGGTCACATCCCGATCGGACGGGCAGGGACATGTTCGCAGACGCCGGGCTCGCCGCCCTCGAGGACGCCGGCGTTCCGGCTGCGGACGTCGACGAACTCTTCTACGGCAACTTCGTCGGCACCCTCTCGGAAGGACAGGGCCACCAGGGGCCGCTCATGGCGGAGGCGTTCGGGACGACCGCTCCCTCGCGCCGAATCGAAAGCGCGTGTGCCTCGAGCGGGCTCGCGGTCCATGATGCCGTGCGTGCGATCCGCAGCGGCGAGTCGGACGTCGTCGTTGCCGGCGGTATGGAGCGGATGACGAACATGGGGACGGCTGGGGCGACGAAGGGGCTGGCCAGCGCGGCCGACGACCTCTATGAAGTCCGGGCGGGTGTCACCTTCCCCGGCGCGTACGCGCTGATGGCACGGGCCTATTTCGACGAGTGCGGCGGCACTCACGAGGATCTGGCCCATATCGCGGTCAAAAATCACGACAACGCGCTCGTCAACGACCACGCCCATCTCCAGGAGGAGATTACGGTCGCGGACGCACTCGATGCGCCCGAAATCGCATCCCCGTTTACGCTGTACGACGCCTGTCCGATCAGCGACGGGGCGGCCGCGATCGTCTTGGCCTCTCCCGAATACGCCGCGGAACACGACCTCGAGGCCGACGTGGCGATTACGGGCGCCGGCCACGGCGGCGATACGATGGCGCTGCACGATCGCCAGTCGCTGTCGAAGACGCCCGCGACCCGCGACGCTGCAGTGGATGCCTACGACGACGCCGGCATCGAACCCAGCGACATCTCCGTCGCGGAGGTCCACGACTGCTTTACGATCGCCGAAGTCCTCGCCCTCGAGGCGCTCGGCCTCTACAGTCACGGCGAGGCGATCGGGGCGGCTCGCCGCGGCGAGACGCGCCGTGACGGCGAGTTGCCGGTGAACCTCTCCGGCGGCCTGAAAGCGAAGGGGCATCCGGTCGGCGCAACCGGCGCCGCTCAAGTGGCTGCCGTCGCGACGCTGCTCGACGGCACCCATCCGCGGGCCGACGCCGTCGACGACGCCGCGGTCGGCGTCGCCCAGAACGCTGGTGGAACCGTCGCCAGTGCGACCGTGCACGTTCTGGAGGTGACGGAGTGA